In Carya illinoinensis cultivar Pawnee chromosome 6, C.illinoinensisPawnee_v1, whole genome shotgun sequence, a single genomic region encodes these proteins:
- the LOC122313109 gene encoding probable polygalacturonase At1g80170 yields the protein MDKLFLVSFLGILITAHGVAGNMVYDDIGMLEVIESLEIEEENGMELSPIPAWTSERGSKVLVNVDSVGAVGDGVSDDTQAFLKAWDIACSTPKSVLLVPQGRLYLVNATRFKGPCSEKLVIQIDGTIIAPDEPKNWDPKLPRIWLDFSKLNGVTFQGDGVIDGSGSKWWASSCKRDKAKPCRGAPTALTIDSSSAIMVKGLTIQNSQQMHFVISRSDSVRISGVRVSAPGDSPNTDGIHITESTNVLLQDCKIGTGDDCISIVNASSNIKMKRIYCGPGHGISIGSLGKDNSTGIVTKVVLDTAFLKETTNGLRIKTWQGGSGYVRGVTYQNVRMEDVSNPIIIDQFYCDSPKACQNQTSAVNISQIVYRNISGTTKSAKAMKFACSDTHPCRHIVLSNINLEKKDGTVETYCNSAQGFGYGIVHPSADCLSSNDKEYVFINQEEDVEDAGTSREHIVHTEL from the exons ATGGATAAATTATTCTTGGTGTCCTTTCTTGGAATACTTATAACGGCACACGGAGTTGCAGGAAACATGGTATATGATGATATTGGCATGCTCGAAGTAATAGAAAGCTTGGagatagaagaagaaaatgggATGGAACTTTCCCCCATCCCTGCATGGACCAGTGAACGTGGTAGCAAGGTTCTTGTGAATGTGGATAGCGTTGGTGCTGTTGGAGATGGAGTTTCTGATGATACCCAG GCTTTCTTAAAAGCATGGGACATTGCCTGCTCTACTCCAAAATCAGTTCTTTTGGTGCCTCAAGGACGACTTTATCTTGTTAATGCAACAAGATTTAAGGGGCCATGCTCAGAAAAATTAGTGATCCAG ATTGATGGAACAATAATAGCTCCAGATGAGCCAAAAAACTGGGATCCAAAGCTCCCCCGAATATGGcttgatttttctaaactaaaTGGAGTCACTTTCCAAGGAGATGGAGTAATTGATGGCTCAGGAAGCAAATGGTGGGCATCATCTTGCAAAAGGGACAAAGCAAAA CCTTGCAGGGGGGCGCCAACG GCACTAACTATAGACTCAAGCTCAGCTATAATGGTGAAAGGCCTCACTATCCAGAACAGCCAACAGATGCATTTTGTTATTTCCAGGTCTGATTCTGTGCGCATTTCTGGAGTACGAGTGTCGGCTCCAGGAGACAGTCCCAACACTGATGGAATCCATATCACTGAATCAACTAATGTTCTTCTCCAAGATTGCAAAATTGGAACAG GAGATGACTGCATCTCAATTGTCAATGCTAGCTCCAATATCAAGATGAAGAGGATCTACTGTGGACCTGGACATGGAATCAG cATTGGAAGCCTTGGAAAAGACAACTCCACTGGCATAGTCACGAAGGTCGTCTTGGATACAGCATTCCTCAAGGAGACTACCAATGGCCTCAGGATAAAAACCTGGCAG GGAGGTTCTGGTTATGTTCGCGGAGTAACTTACCAAAATGTGAGGATGGAAGATGTATCAAACCCCATCATTATTGATCAGTTCTACTGTGATTCTCCAAAAGCTTGTCAAAACCAG ACGTCAGCTGTGAATATAAGCCAGATCGTCTACCGGAACATTAGTGGAACTACAAAGAGTGCAAAGGCCATGAAATTTGCTTGCAGTGACACACATCCATGCAGGCACATAGTCCTTAGCAACATTAACTTGGAGAAGAAAGATGGCACTGTAGAGACATACTGCAACTCTGCCCAAGGCTTTGGCTATGGAATTGTGCATCCTTCAGCTGACTGCCTATCTTCCAATGACAAGGAATATGTCTTTATCAATCAGGAAGAAGATGTTGAAGATGCAGGAACCAGCAGAGAGCATATTGTTCACACTGAGCTCTGA